Genomic DNA from Halorussus rarus:
CTGGCGAGAACCCCCAGGCGCGGTCGCCTCGCCCGGTCGAGCGCTCGGCGGACTCGACGAAGAGAGGCTGCCGACCCAGTACGTCGCGGACGAGGCGGCCGTCGGGGAGCCGGCCCGCGAACCCCGCGGTGCCCGAGAGCGCCTCACCGGCTTCGACGGCGCGCGCGACCGCCTCGGTCTGCGCGCCGCGTAGTTCGGCGTCGTCCGTCGCCATCAGAGGATCTCGCCGATCCGGTTCTTCACCCGGCGCTTGGCGCCGCCCGCGGCCTGGCGGAAGCTCACGTGCCAGGGGGTGCGCTTGCCCTCGACGCTGGTCCGGCCGTCGAGGATGGCGTCGAGTATCGCCGTCGCGCTCCGGTCGTCGGCGTCGATGCGGGTGACGGCCTGGCCGACCATCTCGCCGATGTGGGCGTCGCTGCCGGCGGTCTGGGGCAGCCCGCGGCGCTCGGCGAACTCCCTGGCCCGCCGGTTGCCACGGCCGGTCAGCAGCCGGGAGTTGTACACCTCGATGGCGTCGGCCTCCACGAGCTCCGACTCGGTGATGTTGGCCATCACGCCGCTCCGGGACTTCTGGTACGGGTGGGGCACGACGGCCACCCCACCGAGGTCGTGGATGCGGTCGAGCGTCTCCCCGAACGACAGGCCGGCGGGCACGCGCTCGGTGATGCCCAGCCCGAGGACGTGGCCCGCCGCGGAGCTGATCTCCATGCCCGTGATGCCCACCAGCCCGTAGTCGCCGGCCTTCTCGGCGGCTTCGAGACTGGCCTCGATCTCGTCGTGGTCGGTAATCGCGAGCGCGTCGAGTCCGACGGCGGCGGCCTGCTCGAGCAGCAGGTCGACCGAGTCGCGGCCGTCGTACGAGAGCGCCGAGTGGGCGTGTAGCTCGACCGATAGCACGGATGGTGATTGGCAGGGAGGTGGCAAAAACGCCTCGGTACGCCTCGCACCGGCGAGGCCGCGGCGCCCCAAGAGACCGACGCGAACGCGCCGGCAGCCCCCCGGCCTTATCCGAGAAACCGAGTGATGTAAGGATGCCAATACTTTTTGCCGTCGGCACCGAGAAGTCGGTATGCGCCGCCGCCACCTCCTCGTCGGAATGACGACCGGGCTCGCCGGGGTCGCGGGCTGTCTCGGTTCCGGTCGGAAGAGCGAGGCCGATTCCGCCGACGGCGGCACAGCTACCACGACCATGCCCGAACTCGCCGCTCCTTCTGACCGCGTCGACTCGAACGCGTACCTCACGACCCTCGAATCGCGCATCGATGCGAGCGGATTCCCGGACCCGGACCCCGGCCTGATACCGTCGCTGACCGAGGCCCGGTTCGTCGTCGACGCTGCGACCGATGCAGGGAACCAGGAGTTCGCGTCGGCGGTCTCGGACCTGCGCCGCCCGGTGTTCGAACCGCTGGCGGACTTTGACGCGACGATGGCTCGGGCGCGGGAGACGACGGTGAATGATCCGGAACAGTTCGTCGAGGAGCACCTGAGCCGGCGCGAGCGGACCTTCCTCGACTACCCGGCGCCGCCCCACCACTTCATCGAGGCCGCCGAGAACCGGGGCCGGCAGGTACTCGATACGACGGCCCGGCGCGCGGAACTCCGAGAGGCCGTCGGCGACTCCCCGTCCACCTATGTCGACCACCGGTTGACCGTCGAAACGGTCGTCGCGGGCGGGACGGACATCGGTCGCGAGGTGTATCCGGAGTGGGCCGAACGAGATAGCAGATCCGGCATCGAGTACGACTCGGCGGACCATTACGCGGACATCGTCGCCTTCAACGGCGCGCTGGCAGCCGAGGCGATGCTCGAGCACAACGGCAAGATCGTCACGCCGCCCTGAATCCCGCCGTTTCTGTTTGGCCGGGAACGCGTCCCGAGTCGATATCCGACCCGGTTCCAGAACTCCGTTTCCCCGACAACCGGTAGCTTCGGGCCTCCTCGCGACCGTTGCTGAAAGCCGCGATTTCCGCGCAGAAGGCGATATTTCGTATATCGTTATTTGGTTTATCTGTCGGTGGCGGGCCGGCAATGATGGAATAAAGTATACATATTAGTGCAGTCAATTCGGCGGAACACGCCGAAACGTTCGCATAACGCGGCATCGC
This window encodes:
- a CDS encoding CehA/McbA family metallohydrolase gives rise to the protein MLSVELHAHSALSYDGRDSVDLLLEQAAAVGLDALAITDHDEIEASLEAAEKAGDYGLVGITGMEISSAAGHVLGLGITERVPAGLSFGETLDRIHDLGGVAVVPHPYQKSRSGVMANITESELVEADAIEVYNSRLLTGRGNRRAREFAERRGLPQTAGSDAHIGEMVGQAVTRIDADDRSATAILDAILDGRTSVEGKRTPWHVSFRQAAGGAKRRVKNRIGEIL